DNA sequence from the Armigeres subalbatus isolate Guangzhou_Male chromosome 1, GZ_Asu_2, whole genome shotgun sequence genome:
TTCCCAACGCTAATAAAATGATGTATTTGAAGCTTTTCAATTATTTGTGTAATAAAACTATCGTTGAGCTCTGATGTAACAGTTATTTTATTGAACACATATGCTAAAAATGAAACTTAACattaaaactttattaatgtACAGCAGTAGTAGAACCAATAAATGCAGGGTTGGTCCAAATTCACATCCAACCCAATGAAAAAAAAGGAATCAAATCGTTTGACAAATTCTCAACTTTTATCTAATTACATCTATATTCCTTTGACCTCATCAGAACTTGTTATCAGCCAGAATTGGTGCAGAAAGGTTTACAATTCCACAAACTATTATTGTTATGTCATCTATATGTCCAAGGATTGGAGGTGTTACACAGTCAgttaaaacattgaaaattttaatccgTTGAATCACCCTTTCAACATGAATCCTTGCTTTGGCAATGGCCTCGTTATTGCTGGCCTCCAATGGACTAAGCCGCTCACTTCGCATAAATGGGGGTATATGCAATTTTATATGATTTGTGAGGCATTCATGTTGAATCGAAACACCCTTATCTACCATCACTTCGTCGCGGTGTGCCTCCAGACGATTAATAATTTCCTCCTGATTGAAGATATATTTGTCCGATGATTTGCCAGTGTATGCATTACTTATAAACGATATTAGTCCCGCGGGGGTGACTCCTATTAGAAACTTGATTGTTCGACGACCTTTATAATTCGAATAGCACGAAATTCTACAGTTAAGGCATTTCGGTGTCGCGACTGGAACTTCCGTGCAGTCGAGCACGATAGTAACGTTTGGAAAATGTTCTCGAAAACACAACGGAATGTTCTTTAATATTTCTTCCTTTGCTGGCCAGTACACGAATGGTTTGAGAACCCTGCGCAATATTTGTACCATGTGCGAAAAATAATTTGAGACTGTTACGCCTGATATGCGGAATAATATTCCTAACGCTTCAAATGACAAATTCTGTTTCAGTTTCGCCAGCGTTAAAATAACGCGATTGGTAGTATGCATGCTGAACTGTCTGCAATAGAAAGATGTCTCAAGCTTTCTACAAGCTAAACAAATTTCTTCCAACAAGACTAGAGTTGGCACGCCAGTCCAAATGTTAACCTCTTTGTCTGTCAATAACAAGTCCGACAAAATGAAGTTTTCGGATTTAGCTTTGCTTACTTGTGAGTTAGATATTGCAGATATTGCAGATTTGAAGCTTGCCTTAACTGAATTCTGCAAACTATCTTTTTCCGCAGGTGGTTTTTTAGCGGTGCTCTCCGCAATCGGTGTATTTATCGAAAGCTGAGATGTGTCAAGCAGTAGAGCATCGTTTAAAATTTGACTTTCTTGAAAGCTCCGGCCAACCGCAAAATCATTTGATCTATTTCCACCGATTTCACCATCGTTATGATCCTCACACGAATCCACCACGAAAACCGGCACATGCGTGGATTGGTTCTCCGAAATCCGGTCACTTGAAGTATTTTTCTTCGCTTGATCCTCTTCGTGGCAGTAGGTAGAACCGTGCGTGGGGCTAGCTTCAGAAGAACTTGTTGAGTCCGAGCCGGTAGTTGTATTTGAGAAATTCAACGATGGAATGGCGTCTCGTTTTAAACGTGATCCACCTGTCAGATAAAAATGATAATTAGGGTTGGTATACCATTCGGCGCCATACATAACAACTTTTTTAAAAAGCATGtaggtggactttatatatcaagcataataaaatttgtaataatcctcaaaattgctTAATCAAAAacaggaacgcatgcaccagttgtgcactattcttaatttggGTTCCTATTATTGCAattcctattgtttcctatggaATTGGTCATAATAGGACTACTAGTgtgacaactggtgcaaagtaCATCAAAAAGCTAAAGTTCGAACATAGAGTAACCACTTATTACTTACCGGGAAAATAATTAGATTTCGAGAAGTGTAAACTGCACACTTTAGAGTTCGCCGTAGGTAGTTTAGAACACTTTAAAACTCGTATCCACTCCTTGAATCTAACATCTTTGCGACCAGGAAACTTATGTAGTTTTATGTCCCCTTCCGTTTTCGATCGACATCCTTCGACGTAACATATCCGGTTACTCCGCGGTGGGCAGGCATACTCACTATAATTATGATCTTCTAAGTGGATTGGCAAATTTAGCTTCTTTAAATCCCTTCGTGGAAGCTTTATTATCCGACTAATCTTCTTGGACGGAACTGCGGTAGCTTTCAAGTATCTGGAAGTCactataaaacaaataagaagaTTGAAATGGGCTTCagatatttatatatataatatatatactCAATTGTAAGCATTTGTCTTGTATTGACGAATTGGATTTCaagtataaataataaattacctTTAACAAAATCAGATAACATGAAATGACGATTACAAATCAGTAGGCCTGTTGTGTCATCAGCTTCTTTCAAACCCAAGGCAATCTTCCACCTACGTCGGATTTGCTTTCCAGTCGGAAAACGGTGCAAACTTGTCTTTCGTTTGCTGGGTTTACATTTAGTGACGCAGCAGGATCCTCCATATTTCACCGAATGTTCCAGCTTCACTGATGGAACTGCGGTCTTCCTGAGTTTCCATCGTGTGTCTGAAGTCAAGTAAAAATAAGCACAactaatatgaaaattttaaatgtagACACTTACTTTCTATAAAATCGCTGGtcacaaaatgttggctgcaaaTTTTCTCCTTGCGGTCTCCGGATAGGACCATGTATTTGGTCCACCGCGAATAAACTTTGTGCCCGGTAGATGgaacggaaaaaaaattactttgtaGCCGGCTACACCGGAACGATTTTCGCAGCCAGGAATTACGCACTTCTGAACTGTCTTCATTTTGGCAACAACCACTCAAATACACAAAATGGAAAGTTTTACCGATCTAACGCGtcaaataaaaactttttcagctaatttcggcgaaaaattgaaaaaaagatcaaatattttgaaataacaaatCTGTTTGACATTTAAATCAGATTATATCATCGTCATGGCAACAGCGCCATCTGATAGTGAATTTTTACTCTTGACAGCGAATagcacctgtcataagacgagtttgaacaatcccattgaattccaccacttaattgtatcctgacagatacgtatttcgacctcaacagtaaggccgtcttcagtgtcttgtacttgactcgaagtcgagtcaagtacaagacactgaagacggccttactgttgaggtcgaaatacgtatctgtcaggatacaattaagtggtggaattcaatgggattgttcaaactcgtcttatgacaggtgaaaacattccactaaaaagctcaaaataattttcttagcgaATAGCAGTTCGATGGGGGAAGCCAACGCTAGGTTAAAGGGGTTGAACTCAAATTTAGGTTGTTTGAACCTATTGGAACTTAACATTAGGTGGAAACAACTTAAtatttaggtactttttaacgCGGGATCAAACGAGTTGGGCCAtccaactcaaaattggcttcccccaCCAACGGTCCAAATTAAGTgaaatgaacttaattttgagttgtttgaacttcattttgggtTGTCTGATCTAACCGTGTGAAAAGAGATGTGAGATGATTCATGTGTGCGGCGCTGTCAAAGTAACAGCTGATCGCTGATGGGAGTGCTTATGAATTGCGGGTGATATCAGTGCGGTATCTGCGGGCGTTTGTATGGTGTTGTTGTTTGCTTATTTCCCATTTTATAAAGTTTCGGTGTTAAAAGCGAAGGATTATATCCAGAAAGTATGTTCCGACCGCGTTGGACGGTCGTATTATCCTTACTCACCTTACTGCACCCGTCTCTGCAGTTTAACGACGTGTTCGATGAGGAACTTCTAATCAAGCCACTCCCCGACGGATTCGTGTATAGCTACTTCCAGTTCACAACGCGCTGGGATGTCGCTCATAATGATAGCTGTGAGTAGTATTTACGAATGTAGTTTGAAACACGAGATCATTGTCTTCTGTTTTGTTTCAGTGCTGCACACCCACCTGGTGTCGCGATCGTTGACGGAACTGCTCTACCACTACGGCATCAGCGAGTTGCATCTGAGCTTCACCAACGGGGTTTGGCGCTACGAGAACTGGGGCTTCCCAGTAGTAGATGCCGGGCCGGGAGCAGAAGTGTGGGCATGGTTCGAACCACCGGCAGGCGACGCGGAAGTAGATCAAAAATGGAAGCAGCTGTGCGGAACGCTATCCGGATTGTTTTGCGCTTCGTTGAGTTTTGTGGACAAGACTAATACATTTAGACCGGAGTACTCGCTGCGACCAACAACGCATCGGTTTGAAGGAATGGTCCCGCCGAAGATACGCTATGCTGCGCTACCGCGTGAGATTGTCTGCACGGAGAATTTGACCCCATGGAAGAAACTGGTGCCCTGTAAGCTACGGGAGGGATTGGTCTCGCTACTGACAGCGGACCACTTGTACTCGGGCAATTATCACTCACTGGCCGTGCATATGCGGAAATTGTGTGTCGATGCGGAATGCAGTCAGTTCCAGTTAGAAGTGCGTCAAAGTGTAAGCCTGGTTCAGGATCAACGGATATTCGGGGGAAAGGATTGGTCCATTAGGAAACTGTTCGGCCAAGGGTCGGAAGGTGCGTGCGTGTTGGCCACAACCAGTAAGGTTTACGTGGACGTTACCGATAAGGATTACGAAATGTCCCAAAAGCCTACGAATGTAATTCGGTCAACCCGAGGTGGCGCAAATTCCGTTTTGTATGAATACGACTTGAAGGAGTATGAAAAGAAGCAGCGAATGTTCAATGTGGCTGCTTTGGATAAGAACGATCTCGGCGTGGTCGTAATGACACCACAACCCCCGATCTTTTCAAAACGTTACATCTCCGGAGTAGGTCAGGAACGCGGAAGAATTGTAACGCGAATAACCAACACCCATTGGGCGAGtctgaatttgataattttcgAGAACATTCCTTGGTTCGTGCCGATCTACTTGCACACTCTCAAGGTTACTCGAGGGGATCAACGGATCGAGCCACGTACCGTTAAATACATTCCGGGTCGGCAACGGGAGCGACCATCGCATCTGGAAATCGCTTTAACCATTCCAACCCGATCCACCATTGAGCTGTCGATCGACTTCGACTACATCTTTCTCAAGTGGCAAGAGTACCCGCCTGATGCCAGCCATGGCCACTATTTGCAACCCTCGATCATCTCGGTGCTGCTCCCAGTTGCACGCAACTACACCTCCTTGCCGCGAGAAGCTTCCCTGTTCCGGGAATCGTTCAACGCAACCCAACCGAGTGGCTACTTCTTGCAAATACGGACGGAAGCGCTTCTCCTGACGCTTCCCATCCCGGACTTTAGCATGCCGTACAACGTGATCTGTTTGGCTTGCACCGTGGTCGCGTTGGCGTTCGGACCAATCCACAACATTTCCACCAAGCGAATCGTCGCCAAGAGCAAGGATCCGGCCAAACCAAAGCTGATGGATAAGGTCAAATGCTGGTTTGCTAAGAAGCGTAACAAGAATGAGAAGGAGAAGACTGAAAGTATTACCGAAGAAGCTAAATAAGGATAGTTGTGCACACAAGAGTAATTCTAAGTCATTTTACATCTATTTAAAATATGGAAGTATTTCGAAGCCTACAGACAAAACGATTACACCAATCTGAATACCTAAttcctccgattttttttttgttaactaGCTATCACCTTCCAAAAACGAATCGGCAATACTAATCTCTTCCTTAACTCGCCCATCTTCAGCCAAATCACCTGTTTCCGTTTCCTCCAGGGTGCCTTCCTCCACTATAACCGTCAAGGTTCCCGTTTTTACCACCTTCGCATTCGGATGCGCCCGTAAATGCCGCTTCAGCGCGTTCGAATCGTTCAGTCTTTTGCCCACGCAAAGCCGACACTGGAAGGGACTCCCCACCGGCCCGTCGTGAATGCGCATATGGATCGTAAGGTTGCCTCGCAATGCAAACGCCTTCTTACACACCGTGCACTCAAACGGTTTCTGGCCACTGTGCAGGAACTTGTGTGCCTTCAGGTGGTTCAATTGTCGGAAGGCCACATCGCACAGATCACACTTGTACGGTCGCTCGTTCGAATGCACCAACCGGTGGGTCTTCAGCGAGGTCTCATAACCGAACTTTTTATGGCATTGGTTGCACTCGTACGGTTGCTCCTTGGTATGACTGCGCAGATGCACCTTCAGGTGCGCCATAATTTTAAAGTTCTTCCCACAGAACGTGCACGCAATTTTGGCATCCGAATGAATCAGTTTGTGGTTCTTCAGAGACATTTTACTCGAGTAGACCTTGTGACAAACATCGCATTCCACGGGCTCCGTTTCCTGCTTCGGTTGGGACCCCTTCACGTGTCGAATAACGTGCAGCTTCAACAATTTGCTCGACTTAAACCTTTTCGGGCAAACCTCGCAAGAGTAGTTTTTCTCCTGGACGTGTGTGCTATGATGTGCTTCCAGAACTGTTTTCTGTGAAAACTCCTTCCCGCAGAGATCGCACACGAAGGGTTTTTCTCCGAGGTGAGCACTTTTCACATGCCGTCTCAAGTTGCGACTGCTCTTGTACGCACTTGGGCATCTATGGCAGTGGAAATTCCTCTCTCCGGTATGGATCACTTCGTGGCTTTGCAGATGTGCCCGTCGCGAAAACCACCGATCGCATTCCTTGCACTGATATCGAGCCTTTCCATGGCTCTTAATGTGTTGATACAAATCCGTACATTTCTCAAAACCGGACCCGCAAGTATCGCAATAAAAGTGTTTATCTTTCTCGTTGCTCATTTCCTCCGGCATATGCACTTCCACTTCTTCCACGACAACCTCCGCCTGTGCGTGTTCCTCGCCTTGATCTACATCCACATCATCTCCATCCTCCAAGTACTCTTCGATTGTGTATTTCATGGGCACAGTCTCGTACAAGAACTGCGCATCATCCACCATGCTCATAGTTTCCTCCTGAACGATCGCTATCGCCATATCGTCATCGTCCACCTCCTCGTCTGATTTACTCACCACGAACTCCACTGCCGTAGCCGTT
Encoded proteins:
- the LOC134207469 gene encoding uncharacterized protein LOC134207469 → MVLSGDRKEKICSQHFVTSDFIENTRWKLRKTAVPSVKLEHSVKYGGSCCVTKCKPSKRKTSLHRFPTGKQIRRRWKIALGLKEADDTTGLLICNRHFMLSDFVKVTSRYLKATAVPSKKISRIIKLPRRDLKKLNLPIHLEDHNYSEYACPPRSNRICYVEGCRSKTEGDIKLHKFPGRKDVRFKEWIRVLKCSKLPTANSKVCSLHFSKSNYFPGGSRLKRDAIPSLNFSNTTTGSDSTSSSEASPTHGSTYCHEEDQAKKNTSSDRISENQSTHVPVFVVDSCEDHNDGEIGGNRSNDFAVGRSFQESQILNDALLLDTSQLSINTPIAESTAKKPPAEKDSLQNSVKASFKSAISAISNSQVSKAKSENFILSDLLLTDKEVNIWTGVPTLVLLEEICLACRKLETSFYCRQFSMHTTNRVILTLAKLKQNLSFEALGILFRISGVTVSNYFSHMVQILRRVLKPFVYWPAKEEILKNIPLCFREHFPNVTIVLDCTEVPVATPKCLNCRISCYSNYKGRRTIKFLIGVTPAGLISFISNAYTGKSSDKYIFNQEEIINRLEAHRDEVMVDKGVSIQHECLTNHIKLHIPPFMRSERLSPLEASNNEAIAKARIHVERVIQRIKIFNVLTDCVTPPILGHIDDITIIVCGIVNLSAPILADNKF
- the LOC134207742 gene encoding GPI transamidase component PIG-T-like yields the protein MFRPRWTVVLSLLTLLHPSLQFNDVFDEELLIKPLPDGFVYSYFQFTTRWDVAHNDSLLHTHLVSRSLTELLYHYGISELHLSFTNGVWRYENWGFPVVDAGPGAEVWAWFEPPAGDAEVDQKWKQLCGTLSGLFCASLSFVDKTNTFRPEYSLRPTTHRFEGMVPPKIRYAALPREIVCTENLTPWKKLVPCKLREGLVSLLTADHLYSGNYHSLAVHMRKLCVDAECSQFQLEVRQSVSLVQDQRIFGGKDWSIRKLFGQGSEGACVLATTSKVYVDVTDKDYEMSQKPTNVIRSTRGGANSVLYEYDLKEYEKKQRMFNVAALDKNDLGVVVMTPQPPIFSKRYISGVGQERGRIVTRITNTHWASLNLIIFENIPWFVPIYLHTLKVTRGDQRIEPRTVKYIPGRQRERPSHLEIALTIPTRSTIELSIDFDYIFLKWQEYPPDASHGHYLQPSIISVLLPVARNYTSLPREASLFRESFNATQPSGYFLQIRTEALLLTLPIPDFSMPYNVICLACTVVALAFGPIHNISTKRIVAKSKDPAKPKLMDKVKCWFAKKRNKNEKEKTESITEEAK
- the LOC134207744 gene encoding gastrula zinc finger protein XlCGF57.1-like → MSSDSRALGIKQNSKNMDILQTVCRICESQQNLCDLTTQVNENVAEKLSTLTSIRISSDDSLPRCICLECIGSLNLAYDFLLRCEASEQRLRDALRGEAEPPNQKVEIEEMGQEDEEETATAVEFVVSKSDEEVDDDDMAIAIVQEETMSMVDDAQFLYETVPMKYTIEEYLEDGDDVDVDQGEEHAQAEVVVEEVEVHMPEEMSNEKDKHFYCDTCGSGFEKCTDLYQHIKSHGKARYQCKECDRWFSRRAHLQSHEVIHTGERNFHCHRCPSAYKSSRNLRRHVKSAHLGEKPFVCDLCGKEFSQKTVLEAHHSTHVQEKNYSCEVCPKRFKSSKLLKLHVIRHVKGSQPKQETEPVECDVCHKVYSSKMSLKNHKLIHSDAKIACTFCGKNFKIMAHLKVHLRSHTKEQPYECNQCHKKFGYETSLKTHRLVHSNERPYKCDLCDVAFRQLNHLKAHKFLHSGQKPFECTVCKKAFALRGNLTIHMRIHDGPVGSPFQCRLCVGKRLNDSNALKRHLRAHPNAKVVKTGTLTVIVEEGTLEETETGDLAEDGRVKEEISIADSFLEGDS